Proteins found in one Methylobacterium sp. CB376 genomic segment:
- the tnpB gene encoding IS66 family insertion sequence element accessory protein TnpB (TnpB, as the term is used for proteins encoded by IS66 family insertion elements, is considered an accessory protein, since TnpC, encoded by a neighboring gene, is a DDE family transposase.), which yields MIGPSGVVRIMLATRPVDFRKGADGLAVLVRDALGTDPFSGTVYVFRLKRADRVKLLFWDGSGVVLVAKRLEAGQFCWPRIEDGVVRLTAAQLSALLEGLNWKRVHEAHKVTVPRVAG from the coding sequence ATGATCGGGCCCTCCGGCGTGGTCCGCATCATGCTGGCGACGCGGCCGGTGGACTTCCGCAAGGGCGCTGATGGGCTAGCCGTGCTGGTGCGCGACGCCTTGGGCACCGATCCGTTCTCCGGCACCGTTTACGTGTTCCGCTTGAAACGAGCGGACAGGGTCAAGCTTCTGTTCTGGGATGGGAGTGGCGTGGTCCTCGTGGCCAAGCGTCTGGAGGCCGGCCAGTTCTGCTGGCCCAGGATCGAGGACGGCGTCGTGCGGCTCACGGCGGCCCAGCTCTCCGCGCTCCTGGAAGGGCTGAACTGGAAGCGCGTGCACGAGGCCCATAAGGTGACCGTGCCGAGGGTGGCAGGGTAA
- a CDS encoding transposase, whose protein sequence is MDEARVGQKGRTGHRWWIRGQRPPGLCDKRFASAYIFAAVRPATGEDFALVLPRVCTQAMDRFLADFAAALPSDTHAVLVLDGAGWHDPRAVTLPPNLTLVADALRRLIRRSPPRLISGGGSEPVRGLACPAIRRDQVVSRMAVREEKLGNELRGIPRVTQACYTRRIQGLAKALI, encoded by the coding sequence ATGGACGAGGCCCGTGTCGGTCAGAAAGGCCGGACCGGTCATCGCTGGTGGATCCGTGGCCAGCGCCCGCCCGGGCTGTGCGACAAGCGCTTCGCTTCGGCCTACATCTTCGCGGCCGTGCGGCCCGCCACCGGTGAGGACTTCGCCCTCGTGCTGCCGCGCGTCTGCACTCAAGCCATGGACCGCTTCCTGGCTGACTTCGCCGCCGCCCTTCCGTCCGACACCCACGCTGTCCTGGTGCTGGATGGCGCGGGCTGGCACGACCCGCGCGCGGTCACGCTCCCGCCTAACCTCACCCTCGTTGCCGATGCCCTTCGGCGCTTGATCCGGCGGTCCCCACCCCGCCTGATTAGCGGTGGAGGCTCGGAGCCCGTGAGGGGCCTGGCATGTCCGGCGATACGGCGTGATCAGGTCGTCAGCAGAATGGCTGTGCGAGAGGAGAAACTCGGAAACGAACTGCGGGGTATTCCGCGTGTCACACAGGCGTGCTACACACGACGTATTCAGGGACTCGCTAAAGCCTTGATCTGA
- the tnpA gene encoding IS66-like element accessory protein TnpA, translated as MSEPVRRLELFTGTGRRRTWSEAEKAAIVAESEASHTSISAVARRHGLSASQLFTWRRLARQAMTAELQFVPAVLVPDRPALAHVEASVRPPRCAAFAGIEIAVAGATVRVGPEASEAQIAAVIRALKAPA; from the coding sequence ATGTCGGAGCCGGTGCGGCGCCTGGAGCTGTTCACCGGGACCGGACGGCGGCGGACGTGGTCAGAGGCGGAGAAGGCCGCCATCGTCGCTGAGAGTGAGGCGTCCCACACCTCAATCAGCGCCGTGGCACGCCGGCATGGATTGAGCGCCTCGCAGCTGTTCACGTGGCGGCGCTTGGCGCGTCAGGCGATGACGGCCGAGCTGCAGTTCGTGCCGGCCGTGCTGGTGCCGGACCGGCCGGCACTGGCGCACGTCGAGGCGAGCGTCCGTCCACCTCGATGCGCCGCCTTCGCGGGGATCGAGATCGCGGTGGCGGGCGCGACGGTGCGGGTCGGGCCGGAGGCGAGCGAGGCTCAGATCGCGGCAGTGATCCGGGCGCTGAAGGCCCCGGCATGA
- a CDS encoding tyrosine-type recombinase/integrase, producing MPLQMARPMRRSGSSFHQLVQRIPADVAAKVRGMRLSIPIGEGEAHLVISDKATDVRTSLRTRDPAVAKARQAVAVAYLEKVWRSVREGPQRLTQRQTVALAGEAYTALKTALEDDPGAPERWLRVEVDNLRAESGQYGRSALMIGSAEEKQARSIEERVGGFSDMVLAKHALNIDADSRARLNQELLAALRQAGLVLMRHAQGDYRPDPDVSRFPDFQTSSSKATAVSLLDLFDGWAKERKPSQSTVDQWRKHCEAFLAFIGKDDAGRVTKADVVAWKDTLVAAGGAPKTINDSKLAALRVAFTWGVENVRVRSNPATGVAVRQKMQAGEQMLGFDDGEAAAILQAAAKETRPYIRWLPLLCAASGARVGEMAQLRAEDVIVQDGIPALCITAEAGSLKNLNSERVIPLHPGVIDAGFLEFVKGKKGPLFYNPVRRRTDAKKPSHKIVAKNVATWVQGLGLQVGRQHRKDPSHAWRHRFKTLARAARIEDSVADAIVGHAPGSVAKAYGTVTLATMHEAVSRIPIPKC from the coding sequence ATGCCCCTTCAGATGGCCCGCCCAATGAGGCGTTCAGGCTCCTCCTTCCACCAGCTGGTTCAGCGCATCCCGGCGGACGTAGCCGCGAAGGTGCGCGGTATGAGGCTCTCCATCCCGATAGGGGAGGGGGAGGCGCACCTCGTCATCTCGGACAAGGCCACGGACGTTCGCACGTCACTGCGCACCCGTGACCCGGCGGTTGCGAAGGCGCGGCAGGCTGTCGCTGTGGCGTACTTGGAGAAGGTCTGGCGTTCGGTCCGTGAAGGGCCACAGAGACTCACACAGAGGCAAACGGTGGCTCTGGCTGGTGAGGCTTACACCGCATTGAAAACGGCTCTGGAGGACGATCCTGGGGCACCTGAGCGGTGGCTTCGTGTTGAGGTCGATAATCTACGGGCAGAGTCCGGTCAGTATGGCCGCTCGGCGCTGATGATTGGCTCTGCCGAGGAGAAGCAGGCGAGAAGCATTGAGGAGCGAGTTGGTGGCTTCTCAGACATGGTTCTCGCTAAGCATGCGCTGAACATCGACGCAGACAGCAGAGCGAGACTCAATCAAGAGCTCCTAGCGGCGCTTCGTCAGGCTGGGCTTGTGTTGATGAGACATGCCCAAGGCGACTACAGGCCAGACCCTGACGTGAGTCGCTTTCCTGATTTCCAGACATCATCAAGTAAGGCCACGGCCGTCAGCCTTCTAGACCTATTTGATGGGTGGGCGAAGGAGCGGAAACCTTCTCAGAGCACGGTCGATCAGTGGCGCAAGCACTGTGAGGCATTCCTAGCCTTCATCGGCAAGGACGATGCTGGGCGAGTAACGAAGGCTGACGTCGTGGCCTGGAAGGATACGCTCGTGGCAGCGGGAGGCGCACCGAAGACGATCAACGACAGTAAGCTCGCAGCCCTGCGTGTTGCCTTCACCTGGGGCGTTGAGAACGTTCGTGTCAGGTCCAACCCTGCGACAGGCGTGGCTGTGCGTCAGAAGATGCAGGCCGGCGAGCAGATGCTTGGCTTCGATGATGGCGAGGCTGCTGCGATCCTACAGGCCGCCGCGAAGGAGACGCGGCCCTACATTCGTTGGCTTCCGCTCCTTTGTGCGGCTTCAGGGGCTCGCGTGGGGGAGATGGCACAGCTTCGTGCAGAGGACGTGATAGTTCAGGATGGCATTCCTGCCCTATGCATCACGGCGGAGGCTGGGTCGCTGAAGAACCTGAACTCGGAACGCGTCATCCCCCTCCACCCTGGCGTGATCGATGCTGGGTTCTTGGAGTTCGTGAAGGGCAAGAAGGGGCCTCTGTTCTACAACCCAGTGAGGCGCAGGACAGACGCGAAGAAGCCTTCACACAAGATTGTCGCCAAGAACGTAGCAACGTGGGTGCAGGGGCTTGGCTTGCAGGTTGGGCGGCAGCACCGCAAAGACCCGTCACACGCCTGGAGGCACCGCTTCAAGACACTCGCGCGGGCTGCCAGGATTGAGGACAGTGTGGCCGATGCCATTGTTGGACACGCACCCGGGAGCGTAGCCAAGGCTTACGGCACGGTGACGCTGGCGACCATGCACGAAGCTGTGTCCCGCATCCCTATTCCGAAGTGTTAG
- a CDS encoding recombinase family protein: protein MAQGGFVAYYRVSTARQGASGLGLEAQKEAVRRYLNGGDWTIKAEFVEVESGRRSDRPELERALATARLHRIPLIVANVSRLTRSSAFLHRLLEAGVEVRFCDLPEIEGPTGRFLLQQMAAVAELEAGMIASRTKAALQAAKARGTKLGGDRGVVMPDATRAAGRAARTLKANGRAADLAPMIAELKAAGVTSLGAIARALNERGIPTARGGEWSSMQVSRALEKIKTLNAVQ, encoded by the coding sequence ATGGCTCAGGGTGGCTTCGTGGCCTACTACCGCGTCAGCACGGCTCGGCAGGGCGCCTCTGGGCTTGGGCTGGAGGCGCAGAAGGAAGCTGTCAGGCGCTACCTCAATGGCGGTGACTGGACAATCAAGGCCGAGTTCGTCGAGGTGGAGAGTGGCCGCAGGAGTGACCGCCCTGAACTGGAGCGTGCTCTTGCCACTGCTCGCCTCCACCGCATCCCCTTGATTGTTGCCAATGTCTCGCGCCTCACTCGTTCATCTGCCTTCCTTCATCGTCTGCTGGAGGCTGGTGTTGAAGTGAGGTTCTGTGACCTTCCTGAGATTGAAGGCCCCACGGGACGCTTCCTACTTCAGCAGATGGCTGCTGTAGCTGAGTTGGAGGCCGGCATGATTGCGAGTCGCACCAAGGCCGCGCTGCAAGCCGCCAAGGCCCGCGGGACGAAGCTCGGAGGAGACCGCGGTGTGGTCATGCCTGACGCCACACGGGCTGCTGGGAGGGCAGCCAGGACGCTTAAGGCCAATGGTCGGGCGGCTGACCTCGCTCCCATGATTGCTGAACTCAAGGCAGCCGGCGTCACATCGCTTGGAGCAATTGCCAGGGCTCTGAACGAGCGCGGGATACCGACTGCACGAGGCGGTGAGTGGTCATCGATGCAAGTGTCTCGGGCTTTGGAGAAGATTAAGACTCTCAATGCGGTGCAATAG
- a CDS encoding winged helix-turn-helix domain-containing protein — MARPGLTIGTDLASPAELRRLARREPRRRTMQRLLAVANALEGMSRADAARAAGMERQALRDAVIRFNAAGLAGLVDRPHGHRREILSEGEQAVLVHRILVGPDPERGEPSSWTLPDLCRFIEERFDKTMCPQSMSRVVRRLGLSKQKARPVHPKRDARAAAAFAKGGFAPP, encoded by the coding sequence ATGGCACGACCGGGCCTAACGATCGGCACCGACCTTGCGAGCCCCGCCGAGTTGCGTCGCTTGGCTCGGCGCGAGCCCCGCCGACGCACGATGCAGCGCCTCCTGGCCGTGGCCAACGCGCTGGAAGGCATGAGCCGCGCCGACGCGGCCCGGGCGGCCGGGATGGAGCGGCAGGCCCTGCGCGACGCAGTGATCCGGTTCAATGCCGCGGGGCTGGCCGGGCTGGTGGATCGTCCGCACGGCCACAGGCGAGAGATCCTCAGCGAGGGCGAGCAGGCGGTGCTGGTGCATCGGATCCTGGTCGGGCCCGATCCCGAGCGAGGGGAGCCGTCGAGCTGGACTCTGCCAGACCTCTGCCGCTTCATCGAGGAGCGGTTCGACAAGACCATGTGCCCGCAATCCATGTCGCGGGTCGTGCGTCGGCTCGGCCTGTCGAAGCAGAAGGCCAGGCCCGTTCACCCCAAGCGGGACGCCCGCGCCGCGGCCGCCTTCGCCAAAGGGGGCTTCGCACCGCCCTAG
- a CDS encoding ABC transporter substrate-binding protein: MEARFAENQPDKMPALVAELLTWQPDVIVASGTTAALAVREASSTVALVFAAVSTPKLLGLSDIRPRLGQRSTGLTSQNTDLVAKRVDLLKELVPGLRYAAFVYHREDISNVASARLLMSGEVTSGLQLKVLSFGDADEAKRVLEEARASGAEAALVGSGLTVGFYVPIADVATRLRLPTLASERSYPEQGGLSSYATNFADQLRRAAFYVDRILKGAAPETMPIEQPTSFEFIINMRTARALGIDVAPALVARASELIE; the protein is encoded by the coding sequence TTGGAAGCTCGCTTCGCGGAGAACCAACCTGACAAGATGCCGGCCCTCGTCGCTGAGCTATTGACTTGGCAGCCCGACGTAATCGTCGCCTCCGGAACTACAGCGGCCCTGGCCGTTCGCGAGGCAAGCTCTACAGTCGCTCTCGTCTTTGCCGCTGTTTCGACTCCCAAACTCCTAGGATTGTCCGACATCCGCCCTCGGCTTGGGCAAAGGTCTACCGGCCTTACATCGCAGAACACTGACCTGGTGGCGAAGCGAGTTGACCTCCTCAAGGAGTTGGTTCCCGGTTTACGGTACGCTGCGTTCGTCTATCATCGTGAGGACATCTCGAACGTAGCGAGTGCACGGTTGCTCATGTCAGGGGAGGTAACTTCGGGCCTCCAACTCAAAGTGCTCTCCTTCGGAGACGCTGATGAGGCGAAGCGGGTTCTGGAAGAAGCGAGAGCGAGCGGGGCAGAGGCGGCGCTTGTGGGATCGGGGCTTACTGTCGGCTTCTATGTCCCTATCGCTGATGTGGCGACACGATTGCGCCTGCCGACTTTGGCGAGTGAACGAAGCTACCCTGAGCAGGGCGGTCTCAGTTCCTACGCAACGAACTTCGCCGACCAGTTGCGACGGGCAGCCTTCTACGTGGATCGTATCCTCAAGGGAGCAGCGCCCGAGACTATGCCGATTGAGCAACCGACAAGCTTCGAGTTCATCATCAATATGCGAACGGCGCGCGCTCTCGGCATTGATGTCGCTCCCGCGCTCGTCGCCCGTGCCAGTGAGTTGATCGAGTGA